Proteins encoded within one genomic window of Paenarthrobacter sp. JL.01a:
- a CDS encoding LysE family transporter, whose translation MQFSLWLALVGAGTLISFTPGAGAIFTMSNSLNSGFRRSIWGILGQQVALIIHILIVALGVGVLVSNSPVIFNVIRYAGAAYLVYLGIRQFLHKPDLDKEQVDNKKNEPALSMFQRGIWVNLLNPKAIVFFLAFMPQFIRPDQPLVQQYVVLTATVLAIDIMVMWFFFALAARSFQRFTHDQKGQTILNRIFGCLFVLVGILLAVIH comes from the coding sequence GTGCAGTTTTCACTTTGGCTGGCCCTGGTAGGCGCCGGCACCCTCATCAGTTTCACTCCCGGCGCCGGCGCGATCTTCACCATGAGCAACTCGCTCAATTCGGGTTTCCGACGCTCCATCTGGGGCATCCTCGGCCAACAGGTGGCCCTGATCATTCACATTTTGATCGTCGCTCTCGGTGTGGGCGTCCTGGTCTCCAACTCGCCCGTTATCTTCAATGTCATTCGCTACGCCGGTGCCGCGTATCTGGTGTACCTGGGCATTCGTCAGTTCCTGCACAAGCCTGACCTGGACAAAGAGCAGGTCGATAACAAGAAGAACGAGCCCGCCCTGTCCATGTTCCAGCGCGGCATCTGGGTCAACCTGCTGAACCCGAAGGCGATCGTTTTCTTCCTGGCCTTCATGCCGCAGTTCATCCGCCCGGACCAACCCCTGGTACAGCAATATGTCGTGCTGACCGCCACAGTTCTGGCCATCGACATCATGGTCATGTGGTTCTTCTTCGCCTTGGCGGCACGTTCGTTCCAGCGGTTCACCCATGACCAAAAGGGCCAGACCATCCTCAACCGGATCTTCGGCTGCCTGTTCGTACTGGTCGGCATCCTGCTGGCAGTCATCCACTAG
- a CDS encoding nucleoside hydrolase, which produces METNPRKKIILDCDPGHDDAVALLLAHGNPDIELLAVTTVVGNQTLEKVTRNALSVATIAGITGVPFAAGCDRPLVRTIETAPSIHGDSGMDGPEQPESAIELDQRHAVDLIIETVMAHEPGTVTLVPTAGLTNIAMAARKEPRIVERVKEVVLMGGGYHVGNWSAVAEFNIIIDPEAAHIVFNEKWPVVMVGLDLTHQALATDEVVERIAKIGTKPAKFVLELMEFFKKTYKDAQGFDFPPVHDPCAVAYVIDPTVMTTRKVPVDIELQGKLTLGMTVADFRAPAPEDCHTSVAVELDHKKFWDLVTDAIERIGEPTHDGGASSGAQLAEAVLAGEAK; this is translated from the coding sequence GTGGAAACCAACCCCCGCAAAAAGATCATTCTTGATTGCGATCCTGGCCATGACGACGCAGTGGCATTGCTGCTGGCGCACGGAAACCCGGACATCGAGCTGCTGGCCGTGACCACTGTGGTTGGCAACCAGACCCTCGAGAAGGTCACCCGCAACGCGCTTTCCGTAGCCACCATCGCAGGCATCACGGGCGTCCCCTTCGCCGCCGGTTGCGACCGCCCCTTGGTGCGGACCATCGAAACCGCCCCCAGCATCCACGGCGACTCCGGCATGGATGGGCCGGAGCAGCCCGAGTCCGCCATCGAGCTCGACCAGCGCCACGCCGTCGACCTCATCATCGAAACCGTCATGGCGCATGAGCCGGGCACAGTCACCCTGGTTCCTACCGCGGGCCTGACCAACATCGCCATGGCTGCCCGCAAGGAGCCGCGCATCGTGGAGCGCGTCAAGGAAGTTGTCCTGATGGGCGGCGGCTACCATGTGGGCAACTGGAGTGCCGTGGCTGAGTTCAACATCATCATCGACCCCGAAGCCGCGCACATCGTCTTCAACGAGAAGTGGCCCGTGGTGATGGTGGGCCTGGACCTGACGCACCAGGCGTTGGCCACGGATGAAGTGGTGGAGCGCATCGCCAAGATCGGCACCAAGCCCGCAAAGTTCGTCCTGGAGCTCATGGAGTTCTTCAAGAAAACCTACAAGGACGCGCAGGGTTTCGACTTCCCGCCTGTGCACGACCCCTGCGCCGTCGCCTACGTCATCGACCCCACTGTGATGACCACCCGCAAGGTCCCCGTGGATATCGAACTGCAGGGGAAGCTCACCCTCGGTATGACGGTTGCCGATTTCCGCGCCCCCGCCCCTGAGGACTGCCACACCTCGGTCGCCGTTGAGCTGGACCACAAGAAGTTCTGGGATCTGGTCACCGACGCGATCGAACGGATCGGCGAGCCAACGCACGACGGCGGTGCTTCCTCTGGCGCGCAGCTCGCCGAAGCGGTTCTGGCAGGAGAGGCGAAGTAA
- a CDS encoding aldo/keto reductase, giving the protein MEQRILGKTGRPVSTVGLGTWQLGADWGSVTEADAFAVLEASVEHGVTFFDTADVYGDGRSEQFIGRFLSEYPELNVTVATKMGRRVDQVPENYTLRNFREWTDRSRRNLQQDTLDLVQLHCPPTSVYSNSEVYDALDTLVSEGAIRNYGVSVERTDEALEAIKRGNTASVQIILNAFRLKPLDEVLPAAKEANVGIIARVPLASGLLSGKYTPETEFPENDHRNYNRDGASFDVGETFSGVDFATGVKAAQEFSALVPDGVTTPQAALAWVAAQDGVTSVIPGARSAEQAAANAEAGEMQVVGAGLSDGVRDIYDRYFREAIHPRW; this is encoded by the coding sequence ATGGAACAGCGCATACTTGGCAAGACCGGCCGTCCCGTTTCAACCGTTGGCTTGGGAACGTGGCAACTCGGAGCCGACTGGGGTTCCGTCACCGAAGCGGACGCCTTTGCCGTGCTGGAAGCTTCGGTGGAGCACGGTGTCACGTTCTTCGACACCGCCGATGTGTACGGCGACGGGCGCAGCGAACAGTTCATTGGCCGTTTCCTCAGTGAGTACCCGGAGCTCAACGTCACGGTTGCCACAAAGATGGGGCGCCGCGTAGACCAAGTCCCGGAAAACTACACCCTCAGGAACTTCCGGGAATGGACCGACCGTTCCCGTCGCAACCTTCAGCAGGACACCCTGGACCTCGTCCAGCTGCACTGCCCGCCCACCTCCGTGTACAGCAACTCCGAGGTCTACGACGCCTTGGACACCTTGGTCAGCGAGGGAGCCATCCGCAACTACGGCGTCAGCGTGGAGCGGACTGACGAGGCCCTTGAAGCCATCAAACGCGGCAACACGGCCTCAGTCCAGATCATCCTGAACGCCTTCCGTTTGAAGCCGCTCGATGAGGTCCTGCCCGCAGCCAAGGAAGCCAACGTGGGCATCATCGCGCGTGTGCCGCTGGCTTCCGGGCTGCTGTCCGGCAAATACACTCCGGAGACGGAGTTCCCGGAGAATGACCACCGGAACTACAACCGCGACGGTGCTTCCTTCGACGTCGGCGAGACCTTCTCCGGCGTGGACTTCGCCACCGGCGTCAAGGCAGCGCAGGAGTTCAGCGCTTTGGTTCCCGACGGCGTCACCACCCCGCAAGCGGCCCTCGCCTGGGTCGCGGCCCAGGACGGCGTCACCTCGGTGATTCCCGGAGCCCGCTCGGCCGAGCAAGCCGCGGCGAACGCCGAAGCCGGAGAAATGCAGGTAGTCGGCGCAGGATTGTCGGACGGTGTGCGGGACATCTACGACCGCTACTTCCGCGAAGCGATCCACCCGCGCTGGTAG
- a CDS encoding methyltransferase domain-containing protein, which yields MNAQQPEDVYTHGHHESVVRAHASRTVENSAAFVIPHLTPGTSVLDVGCGPGSITCDFAGLVAPGQVIGLDRSADIVAQATELARERGVDNVSFQTGNIYDLDFEDESFDLVHAHQVLQHLTDPVAALREMRRVAKPGAIVAVRDADFHGMSWYPEVPELDDWMELYQKIARRNGAEPDAGRRLVSWAQQAGFTQVAPTSSNWLYATAQQRAWQSRVWSERVLHSAFAEQALEYGLANEADLARIAAGWHRWGATEDGYFLIPNGEVIARA from the coding sequence ATGAACGCGCAGCAGCCAGAAGATGTCTATACCCACGGGCACCACGAGTCGGTTGTCCGGGCCCATGCCTCACGGACTGTCGAGAATTCGGCGGCGTTCGTGATCCCCCATCTCACCCCCGGAACGTCGGTTCTCGACGTCGGTTGCGGACCCGGGAGCATAACGTGCGATTTCGCGGGGCTGGTTGCGCCGGGGCAAGTGATCGGTTTGGACCGGTCGGCCGATATCGTGGCGCAGGCAACCGAGCTGGCCAGGGAACGCGGCGTGGACAACGTGAGCTTCCAAACCGGCAATATCTACGATCTCGACTTCGAGGACGAATCGTTCGACCTCGTCCACGCCCACCAGGTCCTGCAGCACCTCACCGACCCGGTCGCGGCCCTGCGTGAGATGCGACGCGTAGCAAAACCCGGTGCCATCGTGGCCGTGCGCGACGCCGATTTCCACGGGATGAGCTGGTACCCGGAAGTACCGGAACTCGACGATTGGATGGAGCTGTACCAGAAGATCGCCCGGCGCAACGGAGCAGAACCCGACGCCGGCCGGCGCTTGGTCTCGTGGGCGCAGCAGGCAGGTTTCACGCAGGTGGCCCCCACCAGCAGCAACTGGCTCTACGCCACGGCCCAGCAGCGTGCCTGGCAATCCCGGGTCTGGAGCGAACGGGTACTCCATTCCGCGTTCGCCGAGCAGGCCTTGGAATACGGCTTGGCCAACGAGGCCGACCTTGCCCGGATCGCCGCCGGCTGGCACCGCTGGGGCGCCACCGAGGACGGCTATTTCCTCATTCCGAACGGCGAAGTCATCGCCCGCGCATAA
- a CDS encoding MFS transporter has product MSTLAETKSTRNNVTALMVALLAACVAFQLNASMLSPALVTMGNELQTDQATIGLSQTWFFTAAALFSLFLPRLSDIVGRKKILVGMMILMAVGSVIAAVAPDVTWLFVGRIIQGVSGPTVPLCLIMLRSAVSNPRKYGALMGLITAVNGGVAGVDSFVGGYFAENFGFRSIFWLMVALAVVATVLIAFLASESKPAAGTTMDWLGVFFIVIAVGALLTALNEGSKLASAFDGGTLALAVGLTVVAVVAFAAFWTVEKRAKQPMVETVHLRQRSTWAPLLTTTLTMTGIFAVINGIVPAFVQAADPGFGVGPTEMSLMILTPYALLGWVFGPISGRFAPVLGYTKVLRIGLIGSLVALAIIALFGLNNLPMMILGTALLGIMYAGTVNIMLNGLGVVLSPKGNPGFLPGMNAGAFNLGAGLSFLVLPAVLVATSALGDAKASYLTVVVVGFAITFAAFAASLLIPKPVDAEVHEDEEVAA; this is encoded by the coding sequence ATGTCCACCCTCGCTGAAACCAAATCCACCCGGAACAACGTCACGGCCCTCATGGTCGCCCTGCTGGCAGCCTGCGTGGCGTTCCAGCTCAACGCTTCCATGCTCAGTCCGGCCCTGGTGACCATGGGCAACGAACTGCAGACGGACCAAGCCACTATCGGCCTCTCGCAGACCTGGTTCTTCACCGCCGCAGCGCTGTTCTCCCTGTTCCTCCCGCGCCTGAGCGACATCGTCGGCCGCAAGAAGATCCTTGTGGGCATGATGATCCTCATGGCCGTAGGCTCGGTCATCGCAGCCGTGGCTCCGGACGTGACGTGGCTGTTCGTGGGCCGCATCATCCAGGGAGTCAGCGGCCCGACCGTTCCGCTCTGCCTCATCATGCTCCGTTCCGCCGTGAGCAACCCGCGCAAGTACGGCGCACTCATGGGCCTCATTACGGCCGTCAATGGCGGCGTGGCCGGCGTCGACTCCTTCGTTGGCGGCTACTTCGCCGAAAACTTCGGCTTCCGCAGCATCTTCTGGCTCATGGTCGCCCTGGCCGTCGTCGCCACAGTTTTGATCGCCTTCCTCGCCAGCGAGAGCAAGCCGGCCGCCGGAACCACCATGGACTGGCTCGGCGTGTTCTTTATCGTCATTGCTGTCGGTGCCCTGCTCACCGCACTGAACGAAGGCTCCAAGCTCGCGTCGGCATTCGACGGCGGCACGCTGGCCCTCGCCGTCGGCCTCACGGTAGTTGCCGTGGTGGCGTTCGCCGCCTTCTGGACTGTGGAGAAGCGCGCCAAGCAGCCGATGGTGGAAACCGTGCACCTGCGCCAGCGCTCCACGTGGGCTCCCCTGCTGACCACGACGCTCACCATGACCGGTATCTTCGCGGTGATCAACGGCATCGTCCCGGCATTCGTCCAGGCCGCGGATCCGGGCTTCGGGGTGGGACCCACCGAAATGTCGCTCATGATCCTCACCCCGTACGCCCTCCTCGGCTGGGTCTTCGGTCCCATCAGCGGCCGATTCGCCCCGGTCCTGGGCTACACCAAGGTGCTCCGCATCGGCCTCATCGGCAGCCTCGTGGCCTTGGCCATCATTGCGCTTTTCGGCCTCAACAACCTGCCCATGATGATCTTGGGAACGGCCTTGCTGGGCATCATGTACGCCGGTACCGTCAACATCATGCTCAACGGACTCGGCGTGGTGCTCTCGCCCAAGGGCAACCCCGGCTTCCTCCCCGGCATGAACGCCGGTGCCTTCAACCTCGGTGCAGGACTGAGCTTCCTGGTCCTGCCCGCCGTCCTGGTGGCTACCTCAGCGCTCGGTGACGCGAAAGCGTCCTACCTGACCGTCGTCGTCGTTGGTTTTGCCATCACGTTCGCCGCTTTTGCCGCCTCGCTGCTGATTCCCAAGCCCGTCGATGCCGAGGTCCACGAAGACGAAGAGGTGGCCGCGTGA
- a CDS encoding YciI family protein produces MKYMIMMFGSAEGMMETADPEWIREMIGFMIQIDKDLTESGELVFNAGLTDGSTAKLVKQTPDGVITTDGPYAESKESLVGYWVVDVASEERAVEICSSIVKYSQVVELRALADGPPEV; encoded by the coding sequence ATGAAATACATGATCATGATGTTCGGGTCCGCAGAAGGCATGATGGAGACTGCCGACCCCGAATGGATCCGGGAAATGATCGGATTCATGATCCAGATCGACAAGGATCTGACCGAATCCGGGGAACTCGTCTTCAACGCCGGCCTGACCGACGGCAGCACCGCCAAGCTCGTCAAGCAGACCCCGGACGGCGTCATCACCACCGATGGCCCCTACGCCGAATCCAAGGAATCACTCGTCGGCTACTGGGTGGTCGATGTAGCCAGCGAGGAGCGAGCCGTGGAAATCTGTTCCAGCATTGTGAAGTACTCCCAGGTGGTTGAGCTCCGTGCCCTCGCGGACGGCCCTCCGGAGGTTTAG
- a CDS encoding MarR family winged helix-turn-helix transcriptional regulator, giving the protein MADTNGQQTGNPAAAPEGAVPPSDAAPEGAVPPSGPSQDLVRLLQDFTLEANHYVDAAGGANDMHRTDLNALAVIMRHSAAGLVVTPGVLRSELRLSSPATTALVDRLHASGHVVRERLGTDRRQVQLQMTPKAYQDGSAIFMPLAMRMGKAMASYTAEELELLSRFMADMVEATIEARHQATHQEPN; this is encoded by the coding sequence ATGGCGGACACGAACGGGCAGCAGACAGGCAACCCTGCCGCCGCGCCGGAAGGTGCCGTCCCGCCGTCGGACGCAGCCCCGGAAGGTGCCGTCCCGCCGTCGGGCCCCTCCCAGGACCTGGTCCGCCTGCTCCAGGACTTCACGCTGGAAGCCAACCACTACGTGGACGCCGCCGGCGGAGCGAACGACATGCACCGCACCGACCTCAACGCCTTGGCGGTGATCATGCGACATTCGGCCGCCGGACTCGTGGTGACGCCGGGAGTGCTACGCAGCGAACTGCGCCTCAGCTCCCCCGCCACCACCGCGCTGGTCGACCGCCTCCATGCGAGCGGCCACGTGGTCCGCGAGCGCCTGGGCACAGACCGCCGCCAGGTCCAGCTCCAGATGACCCCCAAGGCGTATCAGGACGGCAGTGCCATCTTCATGCCGCTCGCCATGCGCATGGGAAAGGCCATGGCCTCGTACACCGCGGAGGAGCTGGAACTCCTGAGCCGCTTCATGGCCGACATGGTGGAGGCGACCATCGAAGCCCGGCACCAAGCCACCCACCAGGAACCCAACTAG
- a CDS encoding DNA polymerase IV — protein MRQTDPVSGTPWVLHVDLDQFIAAVEVLRRPELAGKPIIVGGRGDPTERAVVSTASYEARAFGVGSGMPLRIAARKVPDAIILPVDQEAYLAASETVMTTLREQPGATVQVLGWDEAFVGVRTEDPVAYAKQIQTAVLENTQLHCSVGIGDTLVRAKNATDFGKPAGIFRLTKDNWLDVMGEKPTIGLWGVGPKISKRLATHGITTVKELAAADPQDLVPEFGPKMGPWYAQLGRGEGAAEVDDTPWVARAHGRETTFQQDLTEPGQIENALKELTARVLEDVAAEGRPVVGLTLKVRYKPFFTKTYARKIPETYDRDEVLAQALDLSAKIEPERPIRLLGLRAEMSMPEEARKGHTPTRSGW, from the coding sequence ATGAGGCAGACTGATCCCGTGAGCGGAACTCCATGGGTGCTGCACGTTGACCTCGACCAGTTCATTGCGGCGGTCGAAGTACTGAGGCGCCCGGAGCTTGCAGGAAAGCCGATCATCGTTGGTGGCCGGGGGGACCCCACTGAGCGGGCTGTTGTGTCTACGGCGTCCTACGAAGCCCGGGCGTTCGGCGTCGGCTCCGGCATGCCGCTGCGCATAGCAGCCCGGAAGGTGCCGGACGCCATCATCCTGCCCGTCGACCAGGAGGCCTATCTGGCTGCTTCCGAAACCGTGATGACCACCCTTCGCGAACAGCCCGGCGCAACAGTCCAGGTACTCGGTTGGGATGAAGCATTTGTCGGCGTCCGCACCGAGGACCCGGTGGCGTACGCAAAGCAGATTCAGACCGCCGTCCTCGAGAACACCCAGCTGCACTGCAGCGTAGGCATCGGTGACACCCTGGTCCGAGCAAAGAACGCCACCGATTTCGGCAAACCGGCCGGCATCTTCCGCCTGACCAAGGACAACTGGCTGGATGTCATGGGGGAGAAGCCCACCATCGGGTTGTGGGGCGTAGGTCCCAAGATTTCCAAGCGATTGGCAACCCACGGAATCACCACGGTGAAGGAACTCGCCGCCGCCGATCCGCAGGACCTGGTCCCCGAGTTCGGCCCGAAAATGGGTCCGTGGTACGCGCAACTCGGCAGAGGCGAGGGCGCCGCGGAGGTGGATGACACGCCTTGGGTTGCCCGCGCCCACGGCCGTGAAACCACGTTCCAGCAGGATCTCACCGAGCCCGGCCAGATCGAAAACGCCCTCAAGGAACTGACCGCCCGCGTTTTGGAAGACGTCGCCGCCGAGGGCCGGCCCGTGGTCGGGCTAACCCTTAAGGTCCGTTACAAACCCTTCTTCACCAAGACCTACGCGAGGAAAATCCCCGAGACCTATGACCGCGACGAAGTCCTGGCCCAGGCGCTGGACCTTTCCGCCAAAATCGAACCCGAGCGCCCGATCCGCCTCCTCGGCTTAAGGGCGGAAATGTCGATGCCCGAGGAAGCAAGGAAGGGCCACACGCCGACACGCAGCGGTTGGTAA
- a CDS encoding LacI family DNA-binding transcriptional regulator — translation MESLERRSGRAHRSPRVTAAMVAARAGVSTATVSLVANGKTQGRVSDDNISRVRSAIAELGYVVDSIGSSLARGVSSIVILVTPDVSNPFFANVIAGVREALGAEYQLLLSVTDAGESPQASDVRKLLALRPAGLLVGAPSAEFLEDLSAAGPLVLLDAPGLEAYAPSVNLDVAQGARELARHLASSGHTRAAYVDGVTGTTTFQLRRDAFLEEAAACGLVVDAGHVVSTAIDVGAAAAAFAQAWPGWQREGVTAVVCGTDTHAYGVLQEARVEGVAIPKELAVAGFDDLPYSATSNPSLTSVHLPATPLGRKAGEQLRGLMEGTPLAEPHVTLESSLVVRGSTS, via the coding sequence ATGGAATCCCTGGAGCGGCGCAGTGGCCGCGCACATCGCTCGCCCCGGGTAACGGCTGCCATGGTGGCCGCGCGGGCGGGTGTTTCCACAGCCACGGTTTCCCTGGTCGCCAACGGCAAGACCCAGGGACGGGTGTCGGACGACAACATCTCCCGCGTCCGCTCCGCCATCGCCGAACTGGGCTACGTGGTGGACAGCATTGGGAGTTCCCTTGCCCGCGGCGTCAGCTCCATCGTCATCCTGGTGACGCCCGATGTGTCCAACCCGTTCTTCGCCAACGTGATCGCCGGGGTCAGGGAAGCCTTGGGCGCGGAGTATCAGCTGCTGCTCTCAGTGACAGACGCCGGCGAATCGCCCCAGGCTTCCGACGTGCGCAAACTGCTGGCCCTCCGCCCTGCCGGCCTGCTGGTGGGAGCTCCGAGCGCCGAATTCCTTGAAGATCTCTCCGCGGCCGGTCCACTGGTCCTGCTGGACGCCCCGGGGTTGGAAGCCTATGCACCCTCGGTGAACCTCGACGTTGCCCAAGGTGCGCGTGAGCTGGCCCGCCATTTGGCTTCCTCCGGGCACACCCGCGCTGCCTACGTCGACGGCGTCACCGGGACCACCACGTTCCAGCTGCGCCGCGACGCCTTCCTTGAGGAAGCAGCAGCCTGCGGCCTGGTGGTCGACGCCGGGCACGTCGTCAGTACAGCGATCGACGTCGGTGCTGCCGCTGCCGCGTTCGCCCAAGCCTGGCCCGGGTGGCAGCGCGAGGGGGTGACCGCCGTCGTCTGCGGTACTGACACGCACGCCTACGGCGTGCTGCAGGAAGCGCGCGTGGAGGGGGTGGCGATCCCCAAGGAGCTGGCGGTGGCAGGGTTCGACGATCTTCCCTACTCCGCCACCAGCAACCCCAGCCTCACCAGTGTGCACCTGCCCGCGACGCCTTTGGGGCGCAAAGCGGGGGAGCAGCTTCGAGGACTCATGGAAGGCACACCGCTGGCCGAGCCGCACGTGACGCTGGAGAGCTCGTTGGTGGTGCGGGGATCTACCTCTTAG